The Vicinamibacterales bacterium sequence CGCTCCTGCTTCCAGCGAATCGACCCGCCTAATCCGTTGATCTCAAACACCAAATCATTTTTATGCCCGGCACACACCTGCCCAGCTGAAAACATGCCTTTGCAACCATTCTCAAACCGGACTAGCACAGAACCAAGGTCTTCGACTTCAACGGTGAAGGGTACGCCTTCATTATCGGTCGCAGCAGTAAATGTTTCACGAGCAGCTGCTGGCTTCCTTCGTGTTGGAATGACAGTCGTGAGGTCTGCTAGCACCGCTTCAATTCGTAAACCACTCACATGCTGAACTAAGTCGCACCAATGTGAACCGATGTCCCCCATCGCGGACGAAGGACCTCCCTTTTCTGGCTCAATCCGCCAGGAGAAATCAGTTTCCTTAATCAGCCAGTCCTGTAAGTAATGGCCGTGAATAAAATGCACGGACCCAATTTCGCCGCCAGCAATAAGTGCGCGAGCCTGTTGTACTAACGGATTGCCTCGGTAGTTAAACGTAACAGCATGCACAACGCCGGCTTTATTTACAGCGTCGAGCAACTGCTTAGCCTCCCCTGCGTTCATCGCGAGCGGCTTATCAGAAACGATGTGCTTTCTCCTTTCGATCACCGCCATATTCACCGGTAGGTGAAGATAATTTGGGGTGCAGTTATGAACCACCTGCACGTCGGGATCATCGATGAGCGCTTCGTAGTTTCCATACGCTTTTGGAATACCCATCGCATCAGCCTTCGCCTGCGCTGAGACCTCACTACTTCCGGCCACGGCCACGACGTCCACAAAGCCAAGTCGGCGCACTGCTTCAACGTGCTGAGGACCGACTAAGCCAGCACCGATGAGCCCCATCCCAATCCGCTGCATTAGCAACCTCTATTCAGTAGGCGCTCCATCGAGCAACGGCTCGAGTTGCGCCTCTACTGCACCATTCTCGGTACAGACCCCGTAAATTGTTTCGCCCGCGGAGTACATCGAGACTCCGGCATACTCCCCTTTTGCATTTAACGCAAAGAACCTAATATTGAATGCTGGCTCACCATTCGCCTTTAGTAGCCGAGGTTCGATTGTGTTCTCCTTAATTCGGCGTAACCCTGCGAGGCCGGCGTCCTTTGGATGCATGCCATTTCGCATGTTCTCGACGATCAAAAAAGACGTTAGGTTATACAGATTCGCCTCTCCGCGACCAGTAGAGCCACAGGCTCCAATCGCGCCATCGACATAAAGACCTGCACCTAAGATCGGTGAGTCGCCTGTTCTCCCAGGAATCTTCCACGACAGACCGCTGGTAGACGTCACACCGCAAATATCCCCATTCGGACCAATCGCGTCACAATTCACCGTGCCCCAGAAGTGACTTTCATCCGCAAGACCTTCAGCGAGCATCTCGAGCGCCGCCTCGTAGCCCAGCCTACCTCGCTGTGTTGGATCTAGATAATGATTGGGGTCGATACGTCGTTTCCACTCAAGCCAACGTTCTCGCGAGCGTGGAGTATTCAGATCATCTTCTATGGGAAAACCCATATTCCGCGCGAAGTCTTGAGCCCCTTGGCCAACAAGGAGATGGTGATCGGTGTGATCCATCACAGCTTTAGCAACCAGGGAAGGCTTGCGGACCCCTTCGATTGCGGCGACGCCACCTGCCTGCTTTCGCGGGCCGTGCATACAACAGGAATCAAGTTGAACAACACCATCGGCATTGGGTGTGCCGCCATAACCAACCCCTGACTCCTCTGGATCGTCTTCGACAATATTGATACCACCTAAAATGGAATCGAGAACATCCTCTCCATCTGTAATCAACTCGAACGCTCTTTCGATACAAGTGTGGCTGCCCCCGTTCCGGTAGGCCACTCCACTACGATCAGAGATCACCACCGGTGCAACCGATTGGTTCTTTACCGCCGGGGCCTTACCAAATCCCTTCCGTGGGGTTACTAAGCCAGCGGCCGCTGCGCCACCCAAAACAAACTCTCGACGATTAAGAATTCCCGACATTTTCCACTCTCCCAATCCGCTGACTATCCGTGATCGCTGAGTACCACCCCACCGTCATTTCCAGCGCCCGCAAAGCAGTTGACCTACGGCCTCGCCTAACAAAGATTCCGCCGAGACCTTACTCGTGCCACCTTGTAACTTGAACCATCTCTTTAAATAGGCTTACATCACTCGCATCCAGCATCCCACTTTCTATTCGCCTGGTTTTCGCAGCCCCACAGGCTCCGCCTAGATGGAAAGCTTCTTCTAGAGAGTCTTTTCGCGACAAGGCAGACGCAATCCCGGCAACCAAACAGTCACCAGCCCCTACCGCACTCCGCACCTCAATCTCAGGAACTGCCAATTCCCACGCATCCGAAGAAGTCACCAACACAGCCCCACTCGCTCCAAGCGAAACAACCACTGCGCCAACCCCATGACCAATGAGCGTTTGCGCGAAACCGATCGCCTGCTTCTTACCATCAATCTCTTGTCCGGCGAACTCGCCAGCCTCCTGCGCATTCATTTTAATCAAATCAGGACGACCCTTAATCGCTTCGCGCAGTATGTAACCACTAGAATCAATAATCGTATACGCACCAAGTTCACGTGCCGAAATAATTAATTTCTGGTACGAGAAGGTCGGATAGTCTGGTGGTACGCTACCAGAAAACACCATAATATCTTCGCTCGTCAAACCGGCTAACGCAGCAGAATCAAGCGCCGAGGACTCCTCGCGAGAGAGGGACGGTCCGGGACCGAGCAGCTCAGTTGTTCGCCCACTCTGTTCATGAATCGCAAGGCAATTTCTGAGATCGCCAGCCACCCTGACACCTTCAAAGATTACGCCAGCGTCGTCTAAGCATTTACCCACGTGGGCTTCTTCTGATTTTGAAACAATTCCGACGAGCCGCACTTCTTCACCGAGGATCGCACAGGTTAATGCAACGTGTAATCCTTTCCCCCCGGGAGCGCAGCCTACCTCCCGCACTCGCTGAACCTCTCCAGCACGCAATGTTTTTAAGTTGAGCCACCGATCAATCGACGTATTAAAGCCAGCAACCGTGATCATGGAGCATCCTGAAAATGTGTCGTGCGAAATGAATGCAGTTCCCGTTCGTTCGGCTGTCTGACCGTGCCGCCAAGTCCGCGTGTTGCCAACGCTCCACAACAGACCCCGTCACGCATGCACTCAACCAGTCTTCTTCCGCGTAGCCAGGCAGCCAAAAACCCAGCATTGAACGAGTCGCCGGCCCCTGTCGGATCAACAACGTTGACGGTTGGCGCGGGTACAGACTCGACCCCTTCCTTGGCCACGGTCAAACACCCGAGAGGGCCAAGTTTTGCAACCACGTTGACCCTTTCTGCAAGTGCCTGCAGGTCTGTCAGATTTTCAACTGCGCTCGATCCTGTCCCTATTCCCTCTAATTCGACTTCATTTGGAAAGAAAAGGTCGACTAACGCAATAGCCTCACGCACTCCACTCTGCCACTGGCCGGCTGGGTCCCCGCCGGGGTCGAGTGAGATGGTCATATCCCGCTCCCGAGCTTGGCGGAATAAATCAGGGATCGCTGGTTGTAGACAACGCTGCAAATAGTAGGACGAGATATGAAGATGTCCGATATCCTTCCAAGCTTCATTTGGAATCTCGTCAGCTCTTAACTCAGCGATCGCTCCTGGAAAGGTCACTAGGGCACGATCGGTGGACGATGAGACAGACACCGTGATACCAGTTTGCACCTCCTGAGCACGGGACACTAACGATGTGTCGACGCCAGCTGCTCTCATCTCTTTCAAACACTGGTCGCCCCACGAATCCTGACCAATTTTTCCGACAAATCGAACTGGCACCCCAAGTCTGGACAATCCGACAGCCGTAATTGCGGAGGCACTGCCTAGCGTCATTAGGCACTCATTCACTATCACCTCCCGGCCGAGGGATGGGAAGGCGCTGTAGTCGTGGAGGATTAGATCAAGATTAATCTCTCCTGCGATCAGGACACTCACGGGTGTGGTCACCGACAGCATGACTCTTAAGGCGAATAGGTGGGAAAGGAAGGCACCACGCGGTCAATCACGCCGGTCTCAGATGGTGCATCGGGCTTCAACCGCTCATGCAAACAGCGAAAGAAGCCCAACAGCTGGCCCACCAATACGTCGATCGCCACAAGGTCATCATCTCCCAGCAATGACGAGATCCCGTACTCGACGCTGAGCCTGTCATCGCTATCTCTAATTTCACTTGGTAAGTTGGAACCGCAGTAGACCACACACAGGCCTAACTCCTTTTGCTGCACCTCTTTCAACAAATCCAGCTCATAGGCCCGCCTACGACTGTTAGTTGAAATAAACGCCACGAGAAGAGTTCGGTTCGTGAGGCCAGCCATCGGACCATGACGTAGACCAAGGTAGGACTCAGCATCAGTAGTCACCCGACCTGCGCACATCTCGAGCATTTTCAACTCAGCTTCAAGGGCTGCACCAAACCTGGGGCCAGAACCTAGAAACACCGCATGGTCAAACGATCTACATACAAGTTCGGCCAACCTTTCCGAATGTTCCAACAGAAGCCCTTGAGCCATTTCAGCGAGAGAGGAAGCAATGGCGGGAACTGCAGAATCGCTAGCCCGCACTCCCAACCCCCGACCTGCCAACCACAAACTCGTGAAGCTGCTTGTCATGACCAAGCTTTGGTCGTTCACGGCGGAACCAAGGACGATAGTCCGTATTTGCGGCGCAGACTCGTAAGCTGTTGCTAAACGTCCAACCGGATTACAGGTCACAAAGACCTGCTCACATTGCGGCCAGCGCTTAAAGATCAAATCAGCAACCGCTATGCTCTCTGGGCTATCCCCCGATCTACCAAACGAGACAATCGTCGGACATCGTTCAACATTCACGTATGCTTCAGGAGACAGGAGTATCT is a genomic window containing:
- a CDS encoding Gfo/Idh/MocA family oxidoreductase, whose protein sequence is MQRIGMGLIGAGLVGPQHVEAVRRLGFVDVVAVAGSSEVSAQAKADAMGIPKAYGNYEALIDDPDVQVVHNCTPNYLHLPVNMAVIERRKHIVSDKPLAMNAGEAKQLLDAVNKAGVVHAVTFNYRGNPLVQQARALIAGGEIGSVHFIHGHYLQDWLIKETDFSWRIEPEKGGPSSAMGDIGSHWCDLVQHVSGLRIEAVLADLTTVIPTRRKPAAARETFTAATDNEGVPFTVEVEDLGSVLVRFENGCKGMFSAGQVCAGHKNDLVFEINGLGGSIRWKQERQNELWVGRRDDGNIEIAKDPGALAPSVQAYTHLPGGHQEGWATAFHNVLRDIYTFIASGKDPNDPRPPAFATFEDGYRINRIVDAILASSAAGGVWSPV
- a CDS encoding N(4)-(beta-N-acetylglucosaminyl)-L-asparaginase, which translates into the protein MSGILNRREFVLGGAAAAGLVTPRKGFGKAPAVKNQSVAPVVISDRSGVAYRNGGSHTCIERAFELITDGEDVLDSILGGINIVEDDPEESGVGYGGTPNADGVVQLDSCCMHGPRKQAGGVAAIEGVRKPSLVAKAVMDHTDHHLLVGQGAQDFARNMGFPIEDDLNTPRSRERWLEWKRRIDPNHYLDPTQRGRLGYEAALEMLAEGLADESHFWGTVNCDAIGPNGDICGVTSTSGLSWKIPGRTGDSPILGAGLYVDGAIGACGSTGRGEANLYNLTSFLIVENMRNGMHPKDAGLAGLRRIKENTIEPRLLKANGEPAFNIRFFALNAKGEYAGVSMYSAGETIYGVCTENGAVEAQLEPLLDGAPTE
- a CDS encoding hexose kinase codes for the protein MITVAGFNTSIDRWLNLKTLRAGEVQRVREVGCAPGGKGLHVALTCAILGEEVRLVGIVSKSEEAHVGKCLDDAGVIFEGVRVAGDLRNCLAIHEQSGRTTELLGPGPSLSREESSALDSAALAGLTSEDIMVFSGSVPPDYPTFSYQKLIISARELGAYTIIDSSGYILREAIKGRPDLIKMNAQEAGEFAGQEIDGKKQAIGFAQTLIGHGVGAVVVSLGASGAVLVTSSDAWELAVPEIEVRSAVGAGDCLVAGIASALSRKDSLEEAFHLGGACGAAKTRRIESGMLDASDVSLFKEMVQVTRWHE
- a CDS encoding carbohydrate kinase family protein, whose amino-acid sequence is MSVLIAGEINLDLILHDYSAFPSLGREVIVNECLMTLGSASAITAVGLSRLGVPVRFVGKIGQDSWGDQCLKEMRAAGVDTSLVSRAQEVQTGITVSVSSSTDRALVTFPGAIAELRADEIPNEAWKDIGHLHISSYYLQRCLQPAIPDLFRQARERDMTISLDPGGDPAGQWQSGVREAIALVDLFFPNEVELEGIGTGSSAVENLTDLQALAERVNVVAKLGPLGCLTVAKEGVESVPAPTVNVVDPTGAGDSFNAGFLAAWLRGRRLVECMRDGVCCGALATRGLGGTVRQPNERELHSFRTTHFQDAP